A single region of the Liolophura sinensis isolate JHLJ2023 chromosome 9, CUHK_Ljap_v2, whole genome shotgun sequence genome encodes:
- the LOC135475612 gene encoding cubilin-like — protein MKISGKGFNAAFYTLDPAECNRTVTSLIGTVSSLSYPGKYYPSVDCVTRIQVPDSYTVRVVLHDMDVPSTGGCKQDYVQISTGSGADSVNLASEWRRCGSDKDYSSTELIFDSSGSSVDVHFHSDHVTEGKGFRASYRAIESCGNETETTTHGTFASQNYPQNYSNSQDCTSVIQFNTSAYRVELKFQTLHTESSGDAASVDEECTLDYVEIDNGDRVQRRCGNWQGREGELHFRSQGSTLVMRFVSNDRITAPGFRVTWNAILSDTSGAICPQGWEDLENFCFQINQDLSSWFEGKLACQDRGAELVSVRDEEIHVFIQAEIKSR, from the exons ATGAAGATTTCTGGGAAAGGCTTCAATGCAGCGTTCTACACCTTGGATCCCGCAG AATGTAACCGGACTGTTACAAGTCTAATAGGAACTGTGTCCAGTTTATCCTACCCAGGAAAATATTACCCATCTGTGGACTGTGTCACCCGCATACAAGTTCCAGATAGCTATACTGTTAGGGTTGTTCTGCACGACATGGACGTCCCCAGCACTGGCGGCTGTAAGCAAGACTACGTACAAATCAGCACAGGAAGTGGTGCCGACAGCGTTAATCTGGCGTCGGAATGGCGACGATGTGGCTCAGACAAAGATTACAGCTCCACTGAGTTGATCTTCGATTCTAGTGGATCATCCGTGGATGTACATTTTCACTCGGATCACGTGACGGAGGGAAAGGGGTTTAGAGCGTCGTACCGTGCCATCGAGTCCTGCGGTAACGAGACCGAGACTACCACCCACGGAACATTTGCCAGTCAAAATTATCCACAAAATTATTCGAACAGCCAGGACTGTACCAGCGTGATTCAGTTTAATACGAGCGCGTACCGCGTCGAGTTGAAATTCCAGACGCTTCACACAGAGTCCTCCGGGGACGCGGCTAGCGTTGACGAGGAGTGTACACTGGACTACGTGGAGATCGATAACGGCGATCGCGTACAGCGGCGCTGCGGAAATTGGCAAGGGAGAGAAGGCGAATTGCACTTCCGGTCTCAAGGCAGCACGTTGGTGATGAGATTTGTCTCTAACGACAGGATCACAGCCCCAGGCTTCCGGGTGACGTGGAATGCTATACTAAGCGACACTTCCGGTGCTATATGTCCCCAGGGATGGGAAGACTTGGAGAATTTCTGTTTCCAGATTAATCAGGACTTGAGCAGCTGGTTTGAGGGAAAGCTCGCCTGCCAAGACCGAGGGGCGGAGCTTGTTTCTGTGAGAGATGAGGAAATTCATGTCTTTATTCaagctgaaataaaatcaaGGTAA